In Geobacillus kaustophilus, a genomic segment contains:
- the cas6 gene encoding CRISPR-associated endoribonuclease Cas6 yields the protein MSDEQYCERLYKSASMKPFAFSVYLKNFHFVDQEVYLEGMTMTVSSPDHEFLLHLYNGLQQKRAFSYKQYQLVKEKIRMLPEKTITDSTVVFRTLSPMLVEDKNQKPVSPDAPDYEEHVNHLADLILRQYRGNGLLSPLIVRPLRWRKVVVKETNHEFEATHGGGNVLYFTAYQTFFSLTGHPSDLQLLYQLGLSKRRNQGFGLLEVEEVRG from the coding sequence ATGTCGGATGAGCAATATTGTGAGCGTTTATACAAGAGCGCTTCAATGAAGCCGTTTGCGTTTTCTGTGTATTTAAAAAATTTTCATTTTGTTGATCAAGAGGTTTATTTAGAGGGTATGACAATGACTGTCAGTTCGCCCGATCATGAGTTTCTTTTGCACTTGTACAACGGCTTGCAACAAAAACGAGCATTCTCGTATAAGCAATATCAACTTGTAAAAGAGAAAATCCGCATGTTGCCGGAGAAAACGATCACAGATTCTACCGTGGTGTTTCGCACCCTTTCTCCGATGTTGGTTGAAGATAAAAACCAGAAGCCGGTCAGCCCGGATGCTCCCGACTATGAGGAGCACGTGAATCATTTAGCGGATCTGATTTTGCGGCAGTATCGGGGAAATGGGCTATTGTCGCCCTTGATTGTGCGGCCGTTGCGATGGCGCAAGGTGGTAGTGAAGGAGACGAATCATGAATTCGAGGCAACGCATGGGGGCGGCAACGTTTTATATTTTACAGCGTACCAAACTTTCTTTTCGCTAACCGGCCATCCAAGCGATTTGCAGCTGTTGTATCAGCTCGGGTTGTCCAAACGGCGCAATCAAGGATTTGGCCTGCTTGAGGTAGAGGAGGTGCGGGGATGA
- a CDS encoding CRISPR-associated protein Cst1 — protein sequence MKIELRMGEWMVTMGLVGLYRVFEYGLRKGIIDPQHRQSVSIHPQGLELETEVLPQLPRAYFLYLIDEYSVAKRDGERLRHYLGQAKKENSFSTALSSIKKTITDAGKKIQKYFPDEPVEQLFETLKSVKKPEQLEQLEQCIAEFQQLLSKEAINEKLTLNYFKAAVLKSFFGQVSFLNVSNNNLDLEGHIERFQADYIIPVQYDLQFEHVFRSASTENEVLHFLDEHAEYGPFKALKRAWRKKKLPQMREEMSALYECMLFSGHVAFYNFEEMIFSPIGVSTSNAFNFNWNLQDKQPKPISSLAKLVLFFAPAGAAIYLKKEGFQEQNEYRMYAGFVQSDAAFSEILQKNNHLKQMKQQKDPFDRIVSKLVQSVTKEANYVVDHLFFLEFSSDYDSKKTHLHYYHLPLYLARYFVEYPGKLDYVHYDYREQFIQDVLRGVDPARVIYQYLRDCIENGRSHIGPYIAVRERSRIIQLKRGGKEMEKTDKRVYALYRCGQEIRKALEQAGSPKTADHYSASPSKKIIAIAYRLLNAAKAGDRKSFLDTLFRLHMSADQPISPLFLNALHERDLDFPAVANAFIAGLLSQGGQGEQEEVVS from the coding sequence ATGAAGATTGAACTCCGCATGGGCGAGTGGATGGTGACAATGGGGCTTGTCGGGCTGTATCGGGTATTTGAGTATGGATTGCGGAAGGGGATTATTGACCCACAGCACCGGCAAAGCGTTTCAATCCACCCTCAGGGGCTTGAGTTGGAGACAGAGGTGCTTCCACAGTTGCCCCGAGCGTATTTTCTTTATTTGATCGATGAATACAGTGTAGCAAAGCGGGATGGCGAGAGATTGCGCCATTACCTTGGACAGGCTAAAAAAGAAAACTCATTTTCAACGGCCTTATCCAGTATAAAAAAGACGATTACGGATGCGGGAAAGAAAATTCAAAAGTATTTCCCTGATGAGCCGGTCGAGCAGTTATTTGAAACGCTCAAATCCGTCAAAAAACCGGAGCAACTTGAACAATTAGAGCAATGTATCGCCGAATTTCAACAACTTCTTTCCAAAGAAGCCATTAATGAAAAGCTGACATTAAACTATTTTAAAGCGGCGGTCCTAAAGTCGTTTTTCGGACAAGTATCGTTTTTGAATGTTTCAAACAATAATCTGGATTTGGAAGGGCACATTGAACGATTTCAGGCCGATTATATTATTCCGGTGCAATACGATCTTCAATTTGAACACGTCTTTCGCTCTGCTTCGACAGAGAATGAAGTTCTTCATTTCCTGGACGAGCATGCCGAATATGGGCCGTTTAAAGCATTGAAGAGAGCGTGGAGAAAGAAAAAGTTGCCTCAAATGAGGGAAGAGATGAGCGCTTTGTATGAATGCATGCTTTTCTCCGGGCACGTTGCCTTTTATAACTTTGAAGAAATGATCTTTTCCCCAATTGGAGTATCGACGAGCAACGCTTTTAATTTTAATTGGAATTTACAAGACAAGCAGCCGAAACCAATTTCATCTTTGGCGAAACTTGTGTTGTTTTTTGCGCCTGCCGGTGCGGCGATTTACTTAAAGAAAGAGGGATTTCAAGAGCAAAACGAGTATCGTATGTATGCAGGCTTTGTCCAATCTGATGCGGCATTTTCTGAGATTTTGCAGAAAAACAACCATCTGAAGCAGATGAAGCAGCAAAAAGATCCGTTTGACCGCATCGTAAGCAAGCTCGTCCAAAGTGTAACGAAAGAAGCAAACTATGTGGTCGACCATCTATTTTTCTTAGAATTTTCTTCTGACTATGACAGCAAAAAAACGCACTTGCACTATTACCATCTTCCTTTGTATTTGGCTCGCTATTTTGTTGAATATCCAGGAAAGTTGGATTACGTCCATTATGACTATCGTGAACAATTCATCCAAGACGTGTTGCGCGGAGTCGACCCTGCTCGAGTCATTTATCAATATTTGCGTGATTGTATTGAAAATGGACGTTCCCACATCGGCCCTTACATCGCTGTTCGCGAACGCAGCCGAATTATACAGCTGAAAAGAGGAGGAAAAGAAATGGAGAAAACAGACAAAAGGGTATATGCCCTATATCGGTGCGGCCAAGAGATTCGAAAGGCATTGGAACAGGCTGGAAGCCCTAAAACGGCTGACCATTATTCTGCCAGCCCGAGTAAAAAAATTATCGCGATTGCCTATCGGTTGTTAAACGCAGCGAAAGCAGGAGACCGGAAAAGCTTCTTGGATACGTTGTTCCGTCTCCATATGTCAGCGGATCAGCCCATTTCTCCGCTTTTCTTAAATGCGTTGCATGAGCGGGATTTGGATTTTCCTGCTGTAGCCAACGCCTTTATTGCTGGGTTGCTGTCTCAAGGAGGACAAGGAGAACAAGAGGAGGTTGTATCATGA